A region of Haliotis asinina isolate JCU_RB_2024 chromosome 7, JCU_Hal_asi_v2, whole genome shotgun sequence DNA encodes the following proteins:
- the LOC137290493 gene encoding regucalcin-like yields the protein MSYKVEIVLKEPVSTIGEGPHWDDATQTLLFVDIMKGDVHRYDPATGKDDVITLDDVVGFVVPRSKGGLVIALGLAFASLEWETKKVTKLAETDPGTQNHRLNDGKCDPRGRLWGGTMDKEFAPKEGGLYCLDTDGTLSKQDENFTISNGMAWSPDNKTMYFADTTPREIYAYDYDIDTGKISNRRVLVNYRDIPELSGEEVFGPDGMTIDTDGNLWVACFNAGCVAKIDSKTGKLLQKVDIPNATRITSVCWGGKNHDELYVTSLKMQPNTSFTARDTPDGALFRVTGLGARGAPANIYQG from the exons ATGTCCTACAAGGTAGAAATAGTATTGAAAGAGCCTGTGTCCACCATCGGCGAAGGTCCCCACTGGGACGACGCCACACAGACGTTGCTGTTCGTCGACATCATGAAGGGAGACGTTCACAGATACGACCCCGCCACTGGCAAAGATGACGTCATCACTCTAG ACGACGTTGTGGGATTCGTTGTTCCTCGCAGCAAGGGAGGTCTGGTCATAGCTCTCGGTCTGGCATTCGCTTCACTGGAGTGGGAGACGAAGAAGGTCACAAAACTGGCAGAAACAGATCCTGGGACACAGAACCACCGACTGAACGACGGGAAGTGTGATCCAAGAGGGAGGTTGTGGGGAG GTACCATGGACAAAGAGTTTGCCCCCAAGGAAGGCGGCCTGTACTGTCTGGACACAGATGGCACTCTGAGCAAACAGGACGAGAACTTCACCATTTCCAACGGTATGGCGTGGTCCCCAGACAACAAGACCATGTACTTCGCCGACACGACGCCTCGAGAAATCTACGCATACGACTACGACATCGACACAGGCAAAATAT CCAACCGCCGAGTACTGGTCAACTACAGAGACATCCCTGAGCTGAGTGGGGAAGAAGTGTTTGGCCCTGACGGTATGACGATTGACACTGACGGCAATCTGTGGGTGGCCTGTTTTAATGCCGGGTGTGTGGCGAAAATTGATTCAAAAACAG GAAAGTTATTACAGAAAGTGGACATACCCAACGCAACCAGAATCACCTCTGTGTGTTGGGGCGGCAAGAACCACGATGAGCTGTATGTCACCAGTCTGAAGATGCAGCCAAATACTAGTTTCACTGCTCGAGACACGCCTGATGGTGCTTTGTTTAGGGTTACCGGCCTTGGGGCACGCGGTGCGCCAGCAAATATCTATCAAGGTTGA